From Astatotilapia calliptera chromosome 19, fAstCal1.2, whole genome shotgun sequence, a single genomic window includes:
- the pls1 gene encoding plastin-1, with protein MDSHIIQISRDDLEDLKEAFNKIDIDNSGYVSEWELQELFKEASFSLPGYKVREIVETFIAGDTNKDGKISFEEFVSIYQDLKSRQISETFKKIVSRRDGIRSFGGTSGISSEGTQHSYADEEKVAFVNWINKSLAKDPDCQHLLPMDPDDESLFTSVRDGILLCKMINHSQPDTIDERVINTRKPSTFHMRENLVLALNSASAIGCTVVSMDAHDLMAGKPHLVLGLLWQVIKIGLFADIEISRNEGLIALLADGESLEHLMSLSPDELLLRWVNYHLRNAGTETISNFSEDIKDSRAYFHLMDQITSCEEDEFQMRIKIDMSGLNEWDLEKRAELMLQQAARLECRQFVTPHDVTSGNSKLNMAFVANLFNMHPGLQKLLMNGGDLEHIERETREEKTFRNWMNSLGVSPHVHHLYHALCDGLVILQLYDKVNVFVNWKKVNRPPYPALGANMKKLENCNYAVELGRDVARFSLVGIGGVNLNEGSRVHTLGLVWQLMRRYTIQVLSDLGDGERVVDQIILDWVNKMLSQNRKDTQITSFKDKLISTSLPVIDLIDVIAPGMVKFPVVARGENGVLKKDDKINNAKYAISLARKIGARVYALPDDLVEVNPKMVMTVFACLMGHGMKKAKN; from the exons ATGGACAGTCACATTATACAGATTTCCCGAGATGACTTGGAAGATCTAAAAGAAGCCTTCAACAAAATCG ATATTGATAACAGCGGCTATGTGAGTGAATGGGAGCTTCAGGAGCTGTTCAAAGAGGCAAGCTTCTCCCTTCCAGGCTACAAGGTGCGAGAGATCGTCGAGACCTTCATTGCTGGAGATACAAACAAAGATGGAAAGATCAGCTTTGAGGAATTTGTCTCT ATCTACCAAGACCTGAAGAGTAGACAGATCAgcgagacatttaaaaaaattgtgtcACGGAGGGATGGGATTCGTTCTTTTGGAGGAACATCAGGAATCTCTAGCGAGGGAACCCAGCATTCCTACGCTG ATGAGGAGAAGGTGGCTTTTGTAAATTGGATCAACAAATCTTTGGCAAAAGATCCAGACTGCCAACATCTGCTGCCCATGGACCCTGATGATGAAAGCCTCTTTACCTCTGTCCGTGATGGAATCCTCTTATG CAAGATGATCAACCATTCTCAGCCAGACACGATTGATGAAAGAGTCATCAACACTAGGAAACCCTCTACCTTTCATATGAGA GAGAATCTGGTCTTGGCCCTGAATTCAGCCTCAGCTATCGGGTGCACGGTGGTGAGCATGGATGCCCATGACTTGATGGCTGGAAAGCCCCACCTGGTTCTGGGATTGCTCTGGCAGGTTATCAAGATTGGCCTCTTCGCTGACATAGAAATCAGCAGGAACGAAG GTCTGATTGCCCTCCTAGCAGATGGAGAATCACTGGAGCACCTAATGTCTCTCTCCCCTGACGAGCTGCTGCTCCGCTGGGTCAACTATCATCTACGCAACGCTGGAACGGAAACAATCAGCAACTTCAGCGAAGACATCAAG GACTCACGGGCCTATTTCCACCTGATGGATCAGATCACTTCCTGTGAGGAGGATGAATTCCAAATGAGGATAAAAATTGACATGAGCGGTCTCAAT GAGTGGGATTTGGAGAAAAGGGCGGAGCTGATGCTGCAGCAGGCAGCCAGACTGGAATGCAGGCAGTTTGTTACTCCTCATGATGTCACATCTGGAAACAGCAAACTGAACATGGCCTTTGTGGCCAACCTGTTCAACATGCACCCCGGTCTGCAGAAGCTTCTGATGAACGGAGGCGATTTAGAGCACATAGAGA GGGAGaccagagaagaaaaaacatttcgCAACTGGATGAACTCTCTGGGTGTTTCTCCACATGTGCACCATCTTTACCA TGCCCTGTGTGACGGCTTGGTGATTCTGCAGCTTTATGATAAGGTCAATGTGTTTGTGAACTGGAAGAAAGTCAACCGCCCTCCTTATCCTGCTCTGGGGGCCAACATGAAGAAG CTGGAAAACTGTAACTATGCTGTGGAGCTGGGCAGGGATGTCGCCCGCTTCTCCCTGGTTGGAATTGGAGGAGTAAATCTAAACGAGGGGAGTCGTGTACACACCTTAGGGCTGGTCtggcagctgatgaggag GTACACAATTCAAGTTTTGTCTGATTTGGGTGATGGAGAGAGGGTGGTAGATCAAATCATCCTGGACTGGGTCAACAAGATGCTGAGTCAGAATAGAAAGGACACACAAATCACCAGCTTCAAG GACAAGCTGATCAGCACCAGCCTGCCAGTGATTGACCTGATTGATGTAATTGCTCCGGGGATGGTCAAGTTCCCCGTGGTGGCAAGAGGAGAAAATGGAGTGCTGAAGAAAGATGATAAAATCAACAATgccaa GTATGCAATTTCATTGGCTCGTAAGATTGGCGCTCGTGTCTACGCTCTG